CTGGCAGTGGACAGCGGGAAGCTGCCGGCCAGTTCACGCTTGGCGTCGTCGAGTTCTTTTTGCGTCGGACCGGTTTTAAGGTAGTCGGCGAGCACGTCTTGCACCAGTTTCAAGGTGCCTTCGCTCATTTCCGCGCGCGTCTGCAAATTGATCATGAACGGGCCGCGCGCCTGCATCGGGCTGAAACCCGAATACACGCCGTAGGCCAGACCGCGCTTCTCGCGCACTTCGCTCATCAGGCGCGTGCCGAAACCGCCGCCACCGAGGATCTGGTTGCCCAGCGACAGTGCCGCGTAGTCCGGGTCATCACGGTCGATGCCCAATTGCGCGAGCATCAAATTGGTCTGCTTCGACGGAAACTCGATGTGACCGATGCTCGCCTTGGGTTCGGTCGGCTGCGCAATCTTCGCCAGCGCCGGGCCTTTTGGCAGGGTGCTGGAGACTTGCGCGGCAATCGCTTCGGCCTCGGCGCGCGAAAGATCGCCGACCAGCGCAATCACCACGTTGCCGCCAGCGTAGGCTTTCTCATGGAACGCGCGCAGCTGGGCGAGGGTGATCGCCGGAATGGTTTTCGCCGTGCCGTCGCTGGAGCTGGCGTACGGGTGGTCGCCATACAGGCGCTTCATCAACTCGATGCCGGCGAGTTTGCCGGGGTTCTGCTTCTGGTATTCGAAACCGGCGAGCAGTTGGTTTTTGATCCGCGCGAACGAGTCGGCAGGGAAGGTCGGTTTGCCGACCACTTCCGAGAACAGCTTCAGGGCAGGTTCACGTTTGTCCGCTGCGCTCAAACTGCGCAACGACGCCACGGCCATGTCCTTGTAGGCACCGTTGCCGAAATCCGCGCCGAGGCCTTCAAAGCCCTGCGCGATGGCGCCGACGTCTTTGCCGGCCACGCCTTCGTTGAGCATGGCATTGGTCAGCATCGCGAGGCCCGGCGCATCGCCGTCCTGGCTGCTGCCGGCAGCGAAGATCAGGCGCATGTCGAACATCGGCAGTTCGCGCGCTTCAACGAACAGCACTTTCGCGCCTTCGGCGGTGGTCCAGTTCTGCACGTCGAGGTTACGGTGGCTCGGGGCCTTGCCGTCGAGTTCGGCCAGCGACTGCAATTTCTGGCTGGACTTGGCGTTGTCGAGCGCTTCGCTGGCGGTCGACTCGTCGGGGCGCAACAGGTAAACGGTGGCCGAGCCGATCAACGCAACGAGTATCAGCCCGATCAGCGCCAGGCGCGGTTTTTTACGCTCACTCATGAGTCGTCTCCTCTGGCAGTACATGGGCGACGCTGAGACGTTCGCGGGTGAAATACAGCTTGGCGGCTTTCTGGATGTCTTCCGGGGTCACGCTTTCGAGATCGGCGAGTTCGGTGTCCATCAATTTCCACGACAGGCCGACGGTTTCCAGTTGGCCGATAGCGGTGGCCTGGCTGGTAATCGAATCACGCTCGTAGACCAGACCGGCAATCACTTGGGCGCGCACGCGTTCCAGTTCTGCAGCGGACGGCGCGGTAGTTTTCAGTTGATCGAGCAACTTCCACAACCCGGCCTCGGCTTGCGCAATGGTTTTGTTCATTTGCGTGTTCGGCGTCGCCGACAACGTGAACAGGCTGTCGCCGCGGGTGTAGGCGTCGTAGCTCGACGAACCGCCGGACACCAGCTCCTCGCCGCGCTCCAGTTGTGTCGGGATGCGACCGCTGTAGCCGCCATCCAGCAGCGCCGAGATCAGGCGCAAGGCGTTGACCGAACGTTTGTCCTCGGCGGTGGCGATGCTCGGCACGTTGAAGGCGAGCATCAGGCTCGGCAACTGAGTCTGCACGTGCAAGGTCATCAAGCGTTCGCCGGGCTCGGCGAGTTCCAGCGGAATTTTCGCTGGCGGAACGTCGCGCTTGGCGATCGGGCCGAAATAGCGCTGGGCGAGGGTTTTCACTTCGTCCGGGGTGACGTCGCCGACTACCACCAGCGTGGCGTTGTTCGGCACGTACCAGGATTGATACCAGTGGCGCAGCTCTTCGACCTTCATGCGGTCAAGGTCAGCCATCCAGCCGATGGTCGGCGTGTGATAGCCGCTGGCCGGGTAAGCCATGGCTTTGAAGCGTTCGTAAGCCTTGGCCATTGGCTTGTCGTCGGTGCGCAAGCGACGTTCTTCTTTAATAACCTCGATCTCGCGGCTGAATTCGTCGGCCGGCAAGCGCAGATTGGCCATGCGGTCGGCTTCCAGTTCGAACGCCACGCCGAGGCGGTCGCGGGCCAGGACCTGGTAGTACGCGGTGAAGTCATCGCTGGTGAAGGCGTTTTCTTCGGCACCGAGGTCGCGCAGGATCAGCGACGCTTCGCCGGGGCCGACTTTGTCGCTGCCCTTGAACATCATGTGTTCCAGCGCGTGGGACAAACCGGTCTGGCCCGGCGTTTCATAGCTTGAGCCGACCTTGTACCAGACTTGGGACACCACCACCGGCGCACGATGGTCTTCGCGCACGACGACCTTCAAGCCGTTGTCGAGGGTGAATTCATGAGTGGGTTGTGGATCGGCAGCCAGGGCCGAGAGGGGCAGACAAACTGTGCTGAGCAGCAGGCCTGCGGCGCGGCGGGCTAGAGCATTCATACGTTTTTAAACCTTTGGGGCTGCCTGCTTGTTCTTAGCGTCAGCGGGCGAGAGGGTGCTAGGATACTGGTCCGTTTTACTGGCGGCCACGCCTGTGAGCCCTTTTATCGGGCGACAGGTTGTATGGGTTCCCGGCAGAAGCTTTGAGTTTGTCCGCTAAACTCAACGTTTTCGCCGACGATGCCGGTCCAGTCCTTCGTGTTAGTCGACCTTTGAGGTGCCCTTGGCACTTCGACAAATTGTTGCGCGTGAACAAGCTGGGTGAATCGCAGTCTGTTCTGCATCGAATATTTATTTGCCGGGGCGCCCCTTGGGCGCTTCGCTACCGTGAGATAGCCGTCCTCCATGTTTGGTTCCAACGACGACAAGAAGACCCCAGCTGCGGCTGGCAAGAAGAAAGGCCTGTTCGGATGGCTGCGCAAAAAGCCGCAGGAACCCGTGGTCGAACAGCCGCAGCCGATTCCTGAGCCCGCTCCCGAGCCGGTGATAGAGCCCGAGCCGCTTATACCCGAGCCGCTTATGAAAGAAGAACCGGCGCCGATCGTTCTGCCGATCGCCGAACCGGTGCTGCAACCGGCTGCCGAGGCTGAAGCAGCATCTTTGCCAGAGCCTGAACGTGAGCCGCAGGCGGAAATCGCCGCCGCGCTGCCATTGACGCCGGTCGCCGAGCCTTGGCTGACCTTGCCGGTGGCGGAAGAACCGGTGGCGCTGGTTGAAGACGAGCAGGCCGCGCACATCGCGCCGCCGATTCCTGCGCCGATTGCGTTTACCCCTGAGCCGGTTCAGGTGCCAGTCATCGAGCTGGCTCCCGCGCTGATGCAGATCTCCGAACCTGCACCTGTTGCGCCGGAGCCGGAAGCGCCGGTATTCGCCGTGCCGGCTGCCCCGATTGTGGTGACGCCAGAGCCAGCACCAGCACCAGCACCCGTTATCGCCCCGGTGATTGCTGACGCACCGGTCGCCATCATCGAAACCCCTGCCGAAGCGCCGCGCACCGAGGAAACCAAAGCCGGTTTCTTCGCTCGCCTCAAGCAAGGTCTGTCCAAGACCAGCGCCAGCATCGGCGAGGGCATGGCCAGCCTGTTCCTCGGCAAGAAGATCATCGATGACGAGCTGCTCGAAGACATCGAAACCCGTCTGCTGACCGCCGACGTTGGCGTCGAAGCGACCTCGGTAATCATTCAGCGCCTGACTCAGAAAGTCGCGCGCAAAGAGCTGGCCGATGCCGACGCGCTGTACAAATCCCTGCAAGCGGAACTGGCGGCGATGCTCAAGCCGGTTGAACAGCCGCTGAAAATCAATGCGCAAAACAAGCCTTTCGTGATTCTGGTGGTTGGCGTCAACGGCGCCGGCAAAACCACGACCATCGGCAAACTGGCGAAGAAGCTGCAACTGGAAGGCAAGAAAGTCATGCTCGCCGCCGGCGACACCTTCCGCGCCGCTGCCGTCGAGCAATTGCAGGTCTGGGGTGAGCGCAACAAGATTCCGGTGATCGCCCAGCACACGGGCGCCGATTCGGCTTCGGTGATCTTCGACGCCGTGCAGGCCGCCAAGGCGCGCGGCATCGATGTGTTGATCGCTGACACCGCCGGCCGTCTGCACACCAAAGATAATCTGATGGAAGAGTTGAAAAAGGTTCGCCGGGTTATCGGCAAACTCGACGCCGACGCGCCACACGAAGTGCTGTTGGTGCTCGACGCCGGGACCGGCCAGAACGCCATCAACCAGGCCAAGCAGTTCAACCAGACCGTGCAACTGACCGGCCTGGCGCTGACCAAACTCGACGGCACCGCCAAGGGCGGGGTGATTTTCGCCCTGGCCAAACAGTTTGGTTTGCCTATCCGCTACATCGGTGTCGGTGAAGGCATCGATGACTTGCGCACTTTTGAAGCAGAACCCTTTGTCCAGGCATTGTTTGCCGAGCGGGAGCGTTCATGATTCGTTTCGAACAGGTCGGTAAACGCTACCCGAACGGTCACGTCGGCTTGCATGAGCTGAGCTTTCGAGTCCGTCGAGGCGAATTCTTGTTTGTTACCGGCCATTCCGGCGCCGGTAAAAGCACCTTGTTGCGGCTGCTGCTGGCCATGGAGCGTCCGAGCACCGGCAAACTGCTGTTGGCCGGGCAAGACCTGAGCACCATCAGCAACGCGCAGATTCCTTACCTGCGGCGGCAGATTGGCGTGGTGTTCCAGAATCACCAGTTGCTGTTCGATCGCACCGTGTTCAACAACGTCGCGTTGCCGTTGCAGATTCTCGGTTTGTCCAAAGCCGAGATCGTCAAGCGCGTGGATTCGGCGCTTGAGCGCGTGGCGCTGTCGGATAAAACCGATCTGTACCCCGGCGACCTGTCGACCGGTCAGCAACAGCGCGTCGGCATTGCCCGCGCCATCGTCCATCGCCCGGCCCTGCTGTTGGCGGACGAACCGACCGGTAACCTCGACCCGCGTCTGGCGGCAGAAATCATGGGCGTGTTCGAAGACATCAACCGTCTGGGCACAAGCGTATTGATCGCCAGCCACGACCTGGCACTGATCGCGCGCATGCGTCACCGCATGCTGACCTTGCAACGCGGCCGCTTGATCGGCGACGGGGAGGCCGGCGTATGAGTGCGACGCGCAGTAACAAGCTGTCCGAGCGCGTGGCGCCGAAAGCCGCCGACCCGCAGCCGCAGAAGAAAAAACGCGACGATGACGACGGCCCGGATTTCGCCACGCTGTTTCGCGCCTGGATCGAAAGCCATCGCGCCAGCCTGCTGGACAGTCTGCGTCGATTGGGCAAGCAGCCAATCGGCAGTTTCTTCACCTGCATGGTGATGGCCGTGGCCCTGAGTTTGCCGATGGGGCTGTCACTTCTGCTGAATAACGTCGAACGTCTCGGCGGTTCGTGGCAGCGCGCGGCGCAGATTTCGCTGTATCTGCAACTCGACGCCAGCACCGAGCAGGGCGAGGCGTTGCGCGAGCAGATCAAAGGCATCCCCGGGGTTGCCGAGGCTGAGTATGTCGGCCGCGATCAGGCGCTGGAAGAGTTCCAGCAACAGTCCGGTCTGGGCGAGGCGCTTAAAGAGCTGCCGGAAAACCCGCTGCCGGGCGTTGTGCTGGTGACGCCGAACGAAGTCGACAAGCCTGCGCTTGAAGCATTGAGACAAAAACTTTCCGAATTGCCCAAGGTACAACAGGCGCAACTTGATCTAGTCTGGGTCGAACGTCTGGCCGCCATCCTCAAGCTCGGCGACCGTTTTGTCTTCGGGCTGACCGTGTTGCTGGTTTCTGCATTACTTTTGGTGATAGGCAATACCATTCGTCTTCATATTGAAAACCGCCGCACAGAGATAGAAGTGATTAAACTCGTCGGCGGCACGGACAGCTATGTACGCAGGCCCTTTCTGTACATGGGCGCGCTATATGGCTTGGGTGCCGGGTTTCTTTCGTGGGGCGTGCTGGCGTTTGGCCTGAACTGGCTGAACGACGCGGTGGTTGGACTGGCCGGCTTGTACGGCAGTAATTTTGCGCTGGCCGGAGTGCCAGTCGCCGATGGTCTGTCGCTCTTGCTTGGCGCTGTGCTGTTGGGTTATATCGGTGCATGGATTGCAGTCGCACGTCATCTCAGGGAGTTGGCGCCGAAGTAGTAAATTTTTGCGCGTATTGACCTTTCGGTTTTAATGGGAACTTGTCCCTTGGTTTCCGGTCAATTTTCGCAGTGCTGAACTGCACGAGTTTGTAAGTCGGAGGTTTTTTCGTATGACCAATTCTTTGCAACCTGCATATGCTCTGGTCCCGGGTGCGAACCTGGAGGCCTATGTGCACACCGTCAACAGCATTCCATTGCTGACGCCGGAGCAGGAGCGTGAACTGGCCGAGAGTCTCTATTATGAGCAGGATTTGGGGGCGGCTCGGCAGATGGTGCTCGCCCACCTGCGCTTTGTTGTACACATTGCCCGTAGCTATTCCGGCTACGGTCTGGCTCAGGCTGACCTGATCCAGGAAGGCAACGTCGGCCTGATGAAGGCCGTCAAGCGCTTCAACCCGGAAATGGGTGTGCGCCTGGTGTCGTTCGCGGTGCACTGGATCAAGGCTGAGATTCACGAGTTCATCCTGCGCAACTGGCGCATTGTGAAAGTCGCGACCACCAAGGCCCAGCGCAAGCTGTTCTTCAACCTGCGCAGCCAGAAGAAGCGTCTGGCGTGGTTGAACAACGAGGAAGTCCACCGTGTGGCGGAAAGCCTCGGTGTCGAGCCGCGTGAAGTGCGCGAGATGGAAAGTCGCCTGACCGGCCATGACATGGCGTTCGACCCGGCTGCGGAAGCGGACGACGACAGTGCTTTCCAATCGCCGGCCAACTATCTGGAAGACCACCGGTACGACCCGGCCCGTCAACTGGAAGATGCCGACTGGAGCGACAACTCCAATCACAACCTGCACGAAGCACTGGAAGTGCTGGACGACCGCAGCCGTGACATCCTCTACCAGCGCTGGCTGGCAGAAGAGAAAGCCACGCTGCACGACCTGGCGCAGAAGTACAACGTGTCGGCCGAGCGAATTCGTCAGCTAGAGAAAAGCGCGATGAACAAGCTCAAGTTGTCGATCGCCGCGTAACGCAGCGAGCAGGCAATAAAAAACGCCCCGATCAGCAATGATCGGGGCGTTTTTGTTGGTTTGTCCTGCACACAAATCCCTGTAGGAGTGAGCCTGCTCGCGATCACTATCTATCAGTCGACATTTATTGCGACTGACCTGACGCTATCGCGAGCAGGCTCACTCCTACAGGGGATCTTCAGCGTTACTGAGCCCAAGGCGCCCGGCGTGAATCGTTGATCCCAACCAGATAACTGTCGCCACCCAACTGGCTCATCTGCTGCCGAATCCACCCGGCACGCCGTGCGACGTAATTGGTCGGATGGCTCGCGCTCCATACGCGCGGGTTGGGCAGAACCGCAGCGAGCAAGCTCGATTGGTGGCGGCTCAGGCCTTTGGCGCTCACGCCGAAGTGATGGCGGGCGGCGGCCTCAGCGCCGAACACGCCGTCATCCCACTCGACGCTGTTCAAGTACACCTCAAGAATCCGCTGCTTGGGCCACAACACCTCGATGAGCCCGGTGAACCAGGCTTCCAGGCCTTTGCGCAGCCAACTGCGGCCGGACCACAAAAACAGATTTTTCGAGACTTGCT
The window above is part of the Pseudomonas prosekii genome. Proteins encoded here:
- a CDS encoding M16 family metallopeptidase; the encoded protein is MSERKKPRLALIGLILVALIGSATVYLLRPDESTASEALDNAKSSQKLQSLAELDGKAPSHRNLDVQNWTTAEGAKVLFVEARELPMFDMRLIFAAGSSQDGDAPGLAMLTNAMLNEGVAGKDVGAIAQGFEGLGADFGNGAYKDMAVASLRSLSAADKREPALKLFSEVVGKPTFPADSFARIKNQLLAGFEYQKQNPGKLAGIELMKRLYGDHPYASSSDGTAKTIPAITLAQLRAFHEKAYAGGNVVIALVGDLSRAEAEAIAAQVSSTLPKGPALAKIAQPTEPKASIGHIEFPSKQTNLMLAQLGIDRDDPDYAALSLGNQILGGGGFGTRLMSEVREKRGLAYGVYSGFSPMQARGPFMINLQTRAEMSEGTLKLVQDVLADYLKTGPTQKELDDAKRELAGSFPLSTASNADIVGQLGAMGFYNLPLSYLEDFMQQSQSLTVEQVKTALNKHLSTDKMVIVSAGPTVPQKPLPAPSDKPAEQPLGVPEH
- a CDS encoding M16 family metallopeptidase, with amino-acid sequence MNALARRAAGLLLSTVCLPLSALAADPQPTHEFTLDNGLKVVVREDHRAPVVVSQVWYKVGSSYETPGQTGLSHALEHMMFKGSDKVGPGEASLILRDLGAEENAFTSDDFTAYYQVLARDRLGVAFELEADRMANLRLPADEFSREIEVIKEERRLRTDDKPMAKAYERFKAMAYPASGYHTPTIGWMADLDRMKVEELRHWYQSWYVPNNATLVVVGDVTPDEVKTLAQRYFGPIAKRDVPPAKIPLELAEPGERLMTLHVQTQLPSLMLAFNVPSIATAEDKRSVNALRLISALLDGGYSGRIPTQLERGEELVSGGSSSYDAYTRGDSLFTLSATPNTQMNKTIAQAEAGLWKLLDQLKTTAPSAAELERVRAQVIAGLVYERDSITSQATAIGQLETVGLSWKLMDTELADLESVTPEDIQKAAKLYFTRERLSVAHVLPEETTHE
- the ftsY gene encoding signal recognition particle-docking protein FtsY, whose protein sequence is MFGSNDDKKTPAAAGKKKGLFGWLRKKPQEPVVEQPQPIPEPAPEPVIEPEPLIPEPLMKEEPAPIVLPIAEPVLQPAAEAEAASLPEPEREPQAEIAAALPLTPVAEPWLTLPVAEEPVALVEDEQAAHIAPPIPAPIAFTPEPVQVPVIELAPALMQISEPAPVAPEPEAPVFAVPAAPIVVTPEPAPAPAPVIAPVIADAPVAIIETPAEAPRTEETKAGFFARLKQGLSKTSASIGEGMASLFLGKKIIDDELLEDIETRLLTADVGVEATSVIIQRLTQKVARKELADADALYKSLQAELAAMLKPVEQPLKINAQNKPFVILVVGVNGAGKTTTIGKLAKKLQLEGKKVMLAAGDTFRAAAVEQLQVWGERNKIPVIAQHTGADSASVIFDAVQAAKARGIDVLIADTAGRLHTKDNLMEELKKVRRVIGKLDADAPHEVLLVLDAGTGQNAINQAKQFNQTVQLTGLALTKLDGTAKGGVIFALAKQFGLPIRYIGVGEGIDDLRTFEAEPFVQALFAERERS
- the ftsE gene encoding cell division ATP-binding protein FtsE — translated: MIRFEQVGKRYPNGHVGLHELSFRVRRGEFLFVTGHSGAGKSTLLRLLLAMERPSTGKLLLAGQDLSTISNAQIPYLRRQIGVVFQNHQLLFDRTVFNNVALPLQILGLSKAEIVKRVDSALERVALSDKTDLYPGDLSTGQQQRVGIARAIVHRPALLLADEPTGNLDPRLAAEIMGVFEDINRLGTSVLIASHDLALIARMRHRMLTLQRGRLIGDGEAGV
- the ftsX gene encoding permease-like cell division protein FtsX produces the protein MSATRSNKLSERVAPKAADPQPQKKKRDDDDGPDFATLFRAWIESHRASLLDSLRRLGKQPIGSFFTCMVMAVALSLPMGLSLLLNNVERLGGSWQRAAQISLYLQLDASTEQGEALREQIKGIPGVAEAEYVGRDQALEEFQQQSGLGEALKELPENPLPGVVLVTPNEVDKPALEALRQKLSELPKVQQAQLDLVWVERLAAILKLGDRFVFGLTVLLVSALLLVIGNTIRLHIENRRTEIEVIKLVGGTDSYVRRPFLYMGALYGLGAGFLSWGVLAFGLNWLNDAVVGLAGLYGSNFALAGVPVADGLSLLLGAVLLGYIGAWIAVARHLRELAPK
- the rpoH gene encoding RNA polymerase sigma factor RpoH, which encodes MTNSLQPAYALVPGANLEAYVHTVNSIPLLTPEQERELAESLYYEQDLGAARQMVLAHLRFVVHIARSYSGYGLAQADLIQEGNVGLMKAVKRFNPEMGVRLVSFAVHWIKAEIHEFILRNWRIVKVATTKAQRKLFFNLRSQKKRLAWLNNEEVHRVAESLGVEPREVREMESRLTGHDMAFDPAAEADDDSAFQSPANYLEDHRYDPARQLEDADWSDNSNHNLHEALEVLDDRSRDILYQRWLAEEKATLHDLAQKYNVSAERIRQLEKSAMNKLKLSIAA
- the mtgA gene encoding monofunctional biosynthetic peptidoglycan transglycosylase, with the protein product MLRLFLRRFIKALLWFAGGSVLLVLIFRVVPPPGTALMVERKVESWIDGEPIDLQRTWKPWDEISDDLKVAVIAGEDQKFPEHWGFDFGAIQKALAHNELGGSIRGASTLSQQVSKNLFLWSGRSWLRKGLEAWFTGLIEVLWPKQRILEVYLNSVEWDDGVFGAEAAARHHFGVSAKGLSRHQSSLLAAVLPNPRVWSASHPTNYVARRAGWIRQQMSQLGGDSYLVGINDSRRAPWAQ